A genomic region of Candidatus Bathyarchaeia archaeon contains the following coding sequences:
- the radA gene encoding DNA repair and recombination protein RadA (Involved in DNA repair and in homologous recombination. Binds and assemble on single-stranded DNA to form a nucleoprotein filament. Hydrolyzes ATP in a ssDNA-dependent manner and promotes DNA strand exchange between homologous DNA molecules), with protein sequence MSEAVSQISECEFEEFRDPLLKLKGVTPEFAALLKEAGYYTVESIAAEVPHFLFQRIGERMGFSLDKAEALIREARSKLDIRIMSAKELYEEELRRKTIPTGSRALDEILGGGIRTQEITEVCGSYACGKTELVYTTSVLAPKALGGDVLILDTEATLSVTRIRQIAKARMLDPDEAISPIHLRRVPSSSDLIATLETAHKFIKEKGVRYLAIDSFVSPFRREYPGRELLCPRQQKLNYAIGLLIKLARAYDMAVLVTNQVQATPVAQYTTRPEFLRPPIGGYVMAYGANNRIYLQETDKPNVSIATLIDSSYLPRQSRTIRITERGIEDAG encoded by the coding sequence TTGAGTGAAGCTGTTAGTCAAATAAGCGAGTGCGAGTTCGAAGAGTTTAGGGATCCCCTTCTAAAGCTTAAAGGTGTAACGCCGGAGTTTGCAGCTCTGCTTAAGGAAGCGGGTTATTACACGGTTGAGTCGATTGCTGCTGAGGTGCCCCACTTTCTATTTCAAAGAATCGGAGAGAGAATGGGTTTTAGCCTCGATAAGGCTGAGGCTCTCATAAGGGAGGCGCGAAGCAAACTTGACATCCGCATAATGTCGGCTAAAGAGCTTTACGAGGAAGAGCTTAGGCGCAAAACAATTCCGACGGGCTCAAGGGCTCTTGACGAGATTTTGGGCGGCGGTATAAGGACTCAGGAGATTACTGAGGTTTGTGGAAGCTACGCCTGCGGCAAAACAGAGCTTGTCTACACAACATCCGTTTTAGCGCCTAAAGCCTTAGGCGGAGACGTTCTAATCTTGGACACGGAGGCCACCCTAAGCGTAACCCGAATACGCCAAATCGCAAAGGCGAGGATGCTTGACCCAGACGAGGCAATAAGCCCCATTCACCTGCGGAGGGTTCCCTCATCCTCAGACCTTATAGCAACCCTTGAAACAGCCCACAAGTTCATCAAAGAAAAAGGCGTCCGCTACTTGGCCATTGACAGTTTCGTATCCCCTTTTAGAAGGGAGTATCCTGGACGCGAGCTGTTATGCCCAAGGCAGCAGAAGCTGAACTACGCCATAGGCCTGCTAATAAAATTGGCAAGGGCTTATGACATGGCTGTCCTCGTCACAAACCAGGTTCAGGCAACCCCAGTAGCCCAGTACACAACGAGGCCGGAGTTTTTGAGGCCGCCTATAGGCGGCTACGTCATGGCTTATGGAGCCAACAACCGCATATACCTACAAGAAACGGACAAGCCAAACGTCA
- a CDS encoding ribbon-helix-helix domain-containing protein, with amino-acid sequence MTRKVKVSASIDREDLERLEDLSRETGRSISSLVCMAVKEFLEKRLEGGKCVE; translated from the coding sequence ATGACACGCAAAGTAAAGGTTTCAGCCTCCATCGACCGTGAAGACCTTGAGAGGCTTGAGGATTTAAGCCGTGAAACAGGCAGGTCGATAAGCTCCCTTGTTTGCATGGCTGTCAAGGAGTTTTTGGAAAAGAGGCTTGAAGGGGGGAAATGTGTTGAGTGA
- a CDS encoding ribbon-helix-helix protein, CopG family translates to MARKRGVTVFLDPEDLKFLKKKNSETGRSLSTLIREAVKNWIRMEKAK, encoded by the coding sequence ATGGCGAGAAAGAGGGGAGTAACAGTATTCCTCGACCCAGAAGACCTCAAGTTTCTGAAAAAGAAGAACAGCGAAACTGGACGCAGCCTCTCAACGCTTATCCGCGAAGCCGTAAAAAACTGGATCAGGATGGAGAAGGCGAAATGA
- the radA gene encoding DNA repair and recombination protein RadA — MELEQIPGVGKSIAKRLRDAGFANVETLAVTPAREVKEKAGYEKLEAAQRIVEAARELLGCRFITAYEHWEMTKKRLRCTTGSKALDALLGGGIETQAITELVGQYGSGKTQLCLMLCVTAQLKPEQGGLGGNVLYFDTEGTFSSNRVYQIAAENGLNPGQTLHNIILSRVYTSDHQMFLLDNAFEKCAEENVKLVVVDSVISHFRGEYLGRETLADRQQKLNLYMHKLLRLAEILNLAVVVTNQAQSDPTPQWGGQAADRPAGGNILAHASTTRVWLRRAKGEGKRIARVFDSPCLPEGECIFRITSKGIEDAPEEKAEEAEKEE; from the coding sequence GTGGAGTTAGAGCAGATTCCAGGCGTAGGCAAATCCATAGCCAAAAGGCTTAGGGACGCGGGCTTCGCAAACGTTGAAACTTTAGCTGTCACCCCCGCAAGGGAGGTTAAGGAGAAGGCTGGCTATGAGAAGCTTGAAGCAGCCCAGCGAATTGTTGAGGCTGCAAGGGAGCTTTTAGGCTGCAGGTTCATAACAGCCTACGAGCACTGGGAAATGACCAAAAAACGCTTGAGATGCACGACTGGGAGCAAGGCCCTTGACGCTCTTTTGGGCGGCGGCATAGAAACCCAGGCTATAACAGAGCTCGTGGGACAGTATGGTTCCGGAAAAACCCAGCTTTGTCTAATGCTTTGCGTTACAGCCCAGCTTAAACCAGAACAGGGCGGCCTAGGCGGAAACGTACTTTACTTTGATACCGAAGGAACGTTCAGCTCCAACCGCGTTTACCAAATAGCAGCAGAAAACGGCTTGAATCCAGGCCAAACACTCCACAACATAATACTCTCAAGGGTTTACACCTCAGACCATCAAATGTTCCTGCTGGACAATGCCTTCGAAAAATGCGCAGAAGAAAACGTAAAACTCGTAGTTGTGGACTCAGTCATATCCCATTTTAGAGGCGAATACCTAGGAAGGGAAACACTAGCCGACAGACAACAAAAACTAAACCTTTATATGCACAAGCTATTGCGCTTGGCTGAAATCCTAAACCTAGCCGTAGTAGTAACAAACCAAGCCCAGTCGGATCCAACACCCCAATGGGGAGGCCAAGCGGCAGATAGGCCGGCTGGAGGCAACATCCTAGCCCATGCATCCACCACAAGGGTTTGGCTAAGGCGGGCTAAGGGCGAGGGTAAACGCATTGCAAGAGTCTTTGACTCTCCATGCCTGCCAGAGGGCGAATGCATTTTCCGCATAACATCTAAGGGCATAGAAGACGCGCCAGAAGAAAAGGCTGAGGAAGCAGAAAAGGAGGAATAG